The Sphaerospermopsis torques-reginae ITEP-024 genome has a window encoding:
- a CDS encoding cytochrome c oxidase subunit II codes for MKIPSSIWTLIIGIVLTLVSLWYGQNHGLLPAAAADEAVLIDGLFSAMLTVSIGIFLIVEGVLLYSVLKYRRRPGDNEDGPPIEGNVPLEILWTAIPAIIVIGISVYSFDVYNQIGGLNPHSVHEAPIMEESMSMAGTAIAATLSDTPGSTKPNLNQEKFDAAMEDPATAAVRNTEIPQMQNAPGVGSVAPTLGASREKEGQAPQLVVNVSALQYAWLFTYPDTEVTVGELHVPIGQEVELNMSANDVIHAFWVPEFRLKQDVIPGRQTEVRFTPRKEGTYTVVCAELCGPYHGAMQTQVIVESQAAFDSWMQEQLVASKDNLNQAVAMNPADMSVDEFLAPYIQEMGIHSEMLHQVH; via the coding sequence GTGAAAATTCCAAGTTCGATCTGGACACTAATCATAGGCATCGTGCTAACCCTGGTCAGTCTTTGGTACGGTCAAAATCACGGGCTGTTACCCGCAGCCGCAGCAGATGAAGCCGTATTGATAGATGGTCTATTTAGTGCGATGTTGACCGTCTCTATAGGAATATTTCTCATAGTTGAAGGCGTTTTACTCTACTCTGTCTTAAAATACCGTCGCCGTCCAGGTGACAACGAAGATGGTCCACCAATTGAAGGTAATGTACCTTTAGAAATACTCTGGACAGCGATCCCAGCAATTATCGTTATTGGTATTTCCGTTTACAGCTTTGATGTGTACAACCAAATTGGTGGATTAAATCCCCATTCAGTCCATGAAGCACCAATCATGGAAGAATCAATGTCCATGGCGGGAACTGCTATTGCAGCCACTTTAAGCGATACACCTGGCAGCACAAAACCAAATCTGAATCAAGAAAAATTTGACGCTGCTATGGAAGATCCAGCCACCGCAGCAGTTCGTAATACAGAAATTCCCCAAATGCAAAATGCTCCTGGTGTGGGTAGTGTCGCTCCCACCTTGGGCGCAAGTCGGGAAAAAGAAGGACAAGCGCCGCAGTTAGTTGTTAACGTCTCTGCCTTACAATATGCTTGGTTGTTCACCTACCCAGATACAGAGGTGACAGTGGGAGAACTTCATGTTCCCATTGGCCAAGAAGTAGAACTGAACATGAGCGCCAACGATGTCATTCATGCTTTTTGGGTGCCAGAATTTCGCCTCAAACAAGATGTGATCCCCGGTAGACAAACAGAAGTTCGTTTTACACCCAGAAAAGAAGGTACTTATACTGTAGTGTGTGCGGAACTCTGTGGACCATACCACGGCGCAATGCAAACTCAAGTAATAGTAGAGTCCCAAGCAGCTTTTGATAGTTGGATGCAAGAACAGCTAGTAGCCAGTAAAGACAACTTAAATCAAGCTGTGGCCATGAACCCAGCAGATATGTCAGTAGATGAATTTCTCGCCCCCTATATCCAGGAAATGGGTATTCACTCGGAAATGCTACATCAAGTTCACTAA